From Candidatus Nomurabacteria bacterium, one genomic window encodes:
- the rpmA gene encoding 50S ribosomal protein L27 translates to MATKKAGGTAKNLRDSQPKYLGVKRADGQMVKTGEIIVRQRGTKIEAGKGVKAGKDHTLFAMIDGVVSFRNMRKTDFTGKTKTKKAVDVLQAA, encoded by the coding sequence ATGGCAACCAAAAAAGCTGGCGGAACCGCCAAAAACCTGCGCGATTCACAACCAAAATACCTTGGAGTGAAGCGCGCAGACGGTCAAATGGTGAAGACCGGCGAAATCATCGTCCGCCAGCGCGGCACCAAAATTGAAGCTGGTAAGGGTGTAAAGGCTGGAAAAGACCACACACTCTTTGCAATGATCGACGGTGTCGTATCATTCCGAAACATGCGAAAGACTGACTTCACTGGCAAGACCAAGACTAAGAAGGCAGTAGACGTACTCCAGGCAGCGTAA
- a CDS encoding peptidylprolyl isomerase produces the protein MNPVAVLNTNMGTIEIELFEDYMPITAGNFAKLVEEGYYDGIKFHRVIDGFMVQGGDPITKTNEVLRYGTGGPGYAIPDEHIKGDHLTNVRGTISMANSGPNSGGSQFFINLVDNTNLDFDKPPLTSKHPVFGQVVAGMDVVDAIGHVETNMNDLPLEDVVIESATIRRN, from the coding sequence ATGAATCCTGTTGCAGTTTTAAACACAAACATGGGGACGATCGAGATCGAACTCTTTGAAGATTACATGCCAATCACGGCTGGTAACTTTGCGAAGTTGGTAGAAGAAGGGTACTACGATGGTATCAAGTTCCACCGGGTGATCGATGGCTTTATGGTCCAGGGTGGTGACCCGATCACGAAGACGAATGAAGTGTTGCGATATGGTACTGGTGGACCAGGCTACGCGATCCCAGATGAACACATTAAGGGTGATCATCTCACCAATGTGCGCGGGACTATCTCAATGGCAAATAGTGGTCCAAACTCAGGTGGGAGTCAGTTCTTTATCAATCTCGTAGACAACACCAATCTCGACTTTGATAAACCGCCGCTAACCTCGAAGCATCCAGTATTTGGTCAGGTTGTGGCCGGTATGGATGTGGTTGATGCGATCGGACATGTGGAGACCAATATGAACGATCTACCGCTTGAAGATGTGGTGATCGAATCTGCTACGATCCGACGGAACTAA
- the rplI gene encoding 50S ribosomal protein L9, whose amino-acid sequence MKVILLQDVAKIGRRSQIVEVPDGYALNQLIPKRMAEPATTANLKRIERQQAQVAQGVAAGSERFAKALEALSATTLQVAADANEQDHLFQAVHEKEIVAAAEAAGVSIDAAMITISTPIKELGQHTVGLATGAEKGTFTIEVIKK is encoded by the coding sequence ATGAAAGTAATTCTTCTTCAAGATGTAGCAAAGATCGGTCGTCGATCACAGATCGTAGAGGTGCCAGATGGGTACGCACTCAATCAGCTTATTCCAAAGCGTATGGCAGAGCCAGCAACCACAGCTAATCTTAAGCGAATTGAGCGACAACAGGCACAGGTCGCACAAGGAGTGGCGGCCGGAAGTGAGCGATTTGCAAAAGCACTTGAGGCACTTAGTGCGACTACGCTACAAGTGGCGGCTGATGCAAATGAGCAAGATCATCTCTTCCAGGCGGTGCATGAGAAAGAGATCGTCGCAGCTGCTGAGGCAGCGGGTGTCAGTATTGATGCTGCAATGATCACCATCAGTACACCGATCAAGGAGCTCGGGCAGCATACCGTTGGTCTTGCCACTGGTGCTGAAAAGGGAACATTTACCATTGAAGTAATTAAGAAGTAA